The proteins below are encoded in one region of Chiloscyllium plagiosum isolate BGI_BamShark_2017 chromosome 7, ASM401019v2, whole genome shotgun sequence:
- the rprma gene encoding protein reprimo A: protein MRWLKPPVPSHNFGLDLQEVAAMNFTLVNQTESTIYFNGTDSLSSVIRCCPDNLSSVATDDGLVLNAPDERNLYIMRVVQIAVMCVLSLTVVFGIFFLGCNLLIKSEGMVNFLVKDRRPSKEVEAVIVGPY, encoded by the coding sequence ATGCGCTGGCTCAAGCCACCTGTTCCATCGCACAACTTCGGGCTCGATCTCCAAGAAGTAGCAGCAATGAATTTCACTCTCGTGAATCAGACTGAGAGCACCATCTACTTTAACGGGACCGATTCTTTGAGCTCGGTGATCAGATGCTGTCCTGATAACCTTTCCTCGGTGGCGACAGACGATGGCTTGGTCCTGAATGCTCCGGATGAGAGAAACCTCTACATCATGAGGGTAGTCCAGATCGCGGTGATGTGCGTCTTATCTCTCACTGTTGTCTTTGGGATATTTTTCCTCGGCTGCAATCTGCTCATCAAATCAGAAGGGATGGTGAACTTCTTGGTCAAGGACCGGAGACCTTCCAAGGAGGTGGAAGCAGTCATAGTTGGCCCTTATTAG